The proteins below come from a single Mugil cephalus isolate CIBA_MC_2020 chromosome 7, CIBA_Mcephalus_1.1, whole genome shotgun sequence genomic window:
- the LOC125011270 gene encoding angiopoietin-related protein 1-like produces the protein MINRRGAMGPGMWSLFILFGLSLWSNSQAFTNNPILSRIRRAPETSGENKKCSYTFLVPEQKITGPICAARGYSTDKDRVTRLDVASVRDLLSKQRREMETLKLVVDVDGNLVNEMKLLRKESRNMNSRVTQLYMQLLHEIIRKRDNSLELAQLETRILNATSESLRLASRYRELEAKYAALSAVVNNQSVLIGALEERCMQVYSRRQDQPPLGPPLVQVVPENIPVNVPRFTNEIQPDNTRGFARERGSRSGPSPTSGTLEVQKPPQRNFSAEGPFRDCLEAQDSGHITSGMYLIRPDEAERPVQVWCEQDIDNGGWAVIQSRRDGSVNFFRNWDNYKSGFGNIDGEYWLGLEGIYNLGRQGDYKLLVELEDWMGKKVYAQYSSFHLEPESEGYRLRLGTYQGNAGDSLSSHNGKQFTTLDRDKDAFSGNCAHFHKGGWWYNACGQANLNGVWYTGGVYRSKFQDGIFWADYGGGFYSMKTVRMMIRPID, from the exons ATGATAAACAGAAGAGGAGCCATGGGACCTGGAATGTGGAGCTTGTTTATTCTGTTTGGTCTGTCGCTCTGGAGCAACAGTCAAGCCTTCACCAACAACCCCATCCTGTCCCGGATACGAAGGGCTCCAGAGACCAGCGGAGAAAACAAGAAGTGCTCCTACACCTTCCTGGTCCCTGAGCAGAAGATCACAGGCCCAATCTGTGCCGCCCGGGGTTATTCAACTGACAAGGACCGAGTGACGCGTCTGGATGTGGCCTCGGTGCGTGACCTCCTGTCAAAGCAGCGTCGGGAGATGGAAACTCTGAAGCTGGTGGTGGACGTGGACGGCAACTTGGTGAATGAGATGAAGCTTCTGAGGAAAGAAAGTAGAAACATGAACTCCAGGGTGACCCAGCTCTACATGCAGCTGCTGCACGAGATCATCAGGAAGAGGGACAACTCACTGGAGCTGGCTCAGCTGGAAACACGCATACTTAATGCCACCTCTGAGTCACTGCGCCTGGCATCCCGATACAGGGAGCTGGAGGCCAAATATGCAGCTTTGTCCGCAGTAGTGAACAACCAGTCAGTGTTGATTGGAGCACTAGAAGAGCGTTGTATGCAGGTGTACAGTCGTAGGCAGGACCAGCCGCCCTTGGGACCTCCACTAGTGCAGGTGGTGCCAGAGAACATTCCAGTCAACGTGCCTCGTTTCACCAATGAGATCCAGCCGGACAACACCCGAGGGTTTGCACGGGAAAGGGGCTCTCGTTCTGGGCCATCTCCCACAAGCGGCACCCTGGAAGTCCAGAAACCCCCTCAGAGGAACTTCAGCGCAGAAG GCCCATTCAGAGATTGTCTGGAGGCGCAGGATTCGGGCCACATCACCAGCGGCATGTACCTGATCAGACCCGATGAGGCAGAGAGACCAGTGCAGGTCTGGTGTGAACAGGATATAGACAACGGAGGCTGGGCTGTTATCCAGAGCAGAAGAGACGGCTCAGTTAACTTCTTCAGGAACTGGGATAACTACAAG AGCGGCTTTGGCAACATAGATGGTGAATACTGGCTCGGCCTCGAAGGCATCTACAACCTGGGGAGACAAGGGGATTACAAGCTGCTGGTGGAGCTAGAGGACTGGATGGGCAAGAAGGTCTACGCTCAGTACAGCAGCTTCCACCTGGAGCCTGAGAGTGAGGGCTACCGCCTGCGGCTGGGCACTTATCAGGGCAACGCTGGAGACTCCCTCAGCAGCCACAACGGCAAACAGTTCACCACTCTGGACCGAGACAAGGACGCCTTCTCAG GTAACTGTGCCCATTTCCATAAAGGAGGCTGGTGGTACAACGCTTGCGGCCAGGCCAACCTTAACGGTGTCTGGTACACCGGAGGCGTCTACCGCAGCAAATTCCAAGACGGTATCTTCTGGGCCGACTACGGCGGAGGCTTCTACTCCATGAAAACCGTCCGCATGATGATCAGGCCCATAGACTGA
- the tada1 gene encoding transcriptional adapter 1: MAAHASELEVAKKNLTDAIGDNVKHYWANLKLWFKQKISKEEFDIEARRLLAQENVHVHNDFLLAILTRCQIIVSTPEGAGPLQWQGSCASKPGKPKVRKKCSRQKFDHRFQPQNPLSAAQPFSPREVGGEEEELRLSAHTLLLPTRGQLEARMMVTAFELGLDNIADETVSSMIYAVEHHLKDVLTAVITRRKAYRLRDGRFPYAFGNDVTPQPYLKNSLAAYHSVTECPPPSASLPAGPPPQVSPDEAEQQAVHLLACSADSLPAPLPPISMFDLLEALQVHHGVMPSHTMYALNMERILSRLWHPSHEELEQDHVHRQHLAVKEGMLVS, translated from the exons ATGGCGGCTCATGCTAGCGAGCTTGAGGTTGCAAAGAAGAATTTAACGGATGCAATTGGCGATAATGTCAAGCA TTATTGGGCAAACCTGAAGCTGTGGTTTAAACAAAAGATCAGCAAAGAAGAGTTCGACATTGAGGCTCGTCGCCTGTTGGCTCAGGAGAATG TCCATGTTCACAACGATTTCCTTCTCGCCATCCTCACAAGATGCCAGATCATTGTCTCCACACCAG AGGGCGCAGGACCATTACAGTGGCAAGGCAGCTGTGCTTCAAAGCCTGGCAAACCAAAAGTGAGGAAGAAATGTTCCAGACAAAAATTTGAT catcGCTTCCAGCCTCAGAACCCTCTGAGTGCTGCCCAGCCGTTCAGCCCACGAGAAgtagggggtgaggaggaggagctgcgtCTCAGCGcccacacactgctgctgcccACGCGGGGCCAGCTGGAGGCCCGCATGATGGTGACGGCCTTTGAGTTGGGTCTGGATAACATCGCAGACGAGACCGTCAGCAGTATGATCTACGCTGTTGAG CACCACTTGAAAGATGTCTTGACTGCGGTGATCACCCGGAGGAAGGCATATCGGTTGCGGGATGGTCGTTTCCCCTATGCGTTTGGCAACGATGTCACGCCCCAGCCTTATCTAAAAAATAGCCTGGCTGCGTACCACAGTGTGACTGAATG tcccCCTCCTAGTGCTTCCCTCCCCGCAGGCCCACCACCTCAGGTGTCACCCGATGAGGCCGAGCAGCAAGCCGTTCACCTGCTGGCTTGTTCTGCAGACAGTCTTCCTGCGCCCCTCCCTCCAATCAGCATGTTTGATCTCCTCGAGGCTTTACAG GTTCACCATGGAGTGATGCCCTCCCACACTATGTACGCCCTCAATATGGAGCGCATCCTCTCCCGGCTCTGGCACCCCAGCCACGAAGAGCTGGAGCAGGACCATGTACACCGGCAGCACCTCGCTGTCAAAGAGGGCATGCTCGTCAGCTGA
- the LOC125010340 gene encoding transcription factor Jun-like: MSKKMEATFYDEAVNASNSQHDGTAVYGFNPKTLKQTMTLNLNDPKNFKPQLGAKALDILTSPDVGLLKLASPELERLIIQSCTGLTTPTPTQFVCPKNITDEQECFAEGFARALADLHYQQQTPAAHADAQTDAPSGMAAGSSAPESGGIPYSCTVRTEPPEYTNLSTFSRALGSASAPANERHPPGSYPVATQPSHNHMDHQLAARHQRLHALKEEPQTVPEMSGDTPPLSPIDMESQERIKAERKRMRNRVAASKCRKRKLERISRLEDRVKNLKSQNTELVSSANVLRDELALLKQKVMDHVNSGCRLILTQQLQAF; the protein is encoded by the coding sequence ATGTCCAAGAAAATGGAAGCGACATTCTACGACGAAGCGGTGAACGCGTCCAACTCTCAGCATGACGGGACGGCGGTGTATGGGTTCAACCCCAAAACCCTCAAACAAACCATGACACTGAACCTGAACGACCCGAAAAACTTCAAACCACAGCTGGGCGCTAAGGCCCTGGACATCCTGACGTCCCCCGATGTCGGGTTACTGAAGCTGGCCTCGCCTGAACTGGAGAGGTTAATCATCCAGTCCTGCACCGGGCTGACGACTCCCACCCCGACCCAGTTCGTCTGTCCCAAGAACATCACCGACGAGCAGGAGTGCTTCGCCGAAGGCTTTGCGAGGGCACTAGCTGACCTCCACTACCAGCAGCAGACACCCGCCGCCCACGCCGACGCGCAGACCGACGCGCCCAGCGGCATGGCAGCCGGGTCTTCTGCGCCCGAGAGCGGCGGGATTCCCTACAGCTGCACTGTGCGCACGGAGCCGCCGGAGTACACAAACTTGAGCACCTTCAGCCGGGCCCTGGGCTCTGCGTCTGCACCTGCCAACGAGAGGCACCCCCCTGGCAGCTATCCAGTCGCCACACAGCCGTCCCACAACCACATGGACCACCAGCTGGCGGCTCGGCACCAGCGGCTACACGCGCTCAAAGAGGAGCCGCAGACGGTGCCGGAAATGTCCGGCGACACCCCTCCGCTGTCCCCCATCGACATGGAGAGCCAGGAGCGCATCAAAGCAGAGAGGAAGCGCATGAGGAACAGGGTCGCCGCGTCTAAATGCCGGAAAAGAAAGCTGGAGAGAATCTCCCGGCTGGAGGACAGGGTCAAAAACCTGAAGAGCCAAAACACGGAGTTGGTTTCCTCTGCCAACGTCCTACGGGACGAGCTGGCTCTGCTTAAGCAAAAGGTCATGGATCACGTTAACAGCGGCTGCCGGCTCATTTTAACGCAGCAGCTTCAAGCTTTCTAG
- the fggy gene encoding FGGY carbohydrate kinase domain-containing protein isoform X2, whose translation MAELYYVGVDVGTASVRAALVTREGLLKSSAEEPISIWEPQSDHYVQSSTEIWEKCCTVVKKVTHGVERNCVRGVGFDATCSLVVLDQNFQPVPVTQDGDTQRNVVMWMDHRAAEQAARITNTGHRVLSRVGGVMSPEMQPPKLLWLKENLKESCWNKATHFFDLPDFLSWKATGSFTRSLCTLVCKWTYCPPEGWDASFWTSIGLEDLLENNFSKIGSETCPPGSPLGDGLTREAAADLGLDPGTAVGSSLIDAHAGGLGVIGADVRGFHLPCEDQPITARMAMICGTSTCHMAISEQPLFVPGVWGPCLSAMVPGMWLNEGGQSATGRLIDHVVKGHAAYTQLQEEARPSNVYSFLNSRLSLMANSGSALDLLGSSLHVWPDFHGNRSPLADPTLKGMVIGLSLSQTLDDLALLYLATIQALALGTRHILEAMKEAGHDIRTLFLCGGLSKNDLFVQIQANATGLPVVLPNQTEAVLVGAAVLGACASRDYSTIQEAMEKMAKVGKVVQPDYELQSFYERKYEVFRRLFSHQREYQALMNQR comes from the exons ATGGCAGAGCTCTATTATGTTGGGGTGGACGTGGGTACTGCCAGCGTGAGGGCTGCACTGGTGACCAGAGAGGGCCTGCTGAAGAGCTCTGCAGAGGAGCCCATCAGCATCTGGGAGCCCCAGTCTGACCACTACGTCCAGTCATCCACTGAGATCTGGGAGAAATGTTGCACCGTTGTCAAG AAAGTTACCCACGGTGTGGAGAGGAACTGCGTTCGGGGGGTTGGCTTTGACGCCACCTGCTCTCTGGTGGTTTTGGACCAAAACTTTCAGCCTGTGCCAGTCACTCAGGATG GTGACACACAAAGGAACGTGGTGATGTGGATGGACCATCGAGCTGCAGAGCAGGCTGCTCGTATAACAAACACAGGCCACAGGGTCCTGAGCAGGGTGGGAGGGGTCATGTCACCAGAGATGCAACCTCCTAAGTTGCTCTGGCTCAAAGAG AATCTAAAAGAAAGCTGTTGGAACAAAGCCACTCACTTTTTCGATCTACCAGACTTCTTGTCTTGGAAGGCAACTGGCTCTTTTACAAG GTCTTTATGTACTCTTGTTTGTAAATGGACATACTGCCCCCCAGAAGGATGGGACGCCAGCTTTTGGACAAGTATTGGACTGGAGGACCTCCTGGAAAATAACTTTTCCAAAATAG GCAGCGAGACGTGTCCTCCAGGAAGTCCTTTGGGAGATGGTCTCACCCGAGAGGCTGCGGCAGATTTGGGTTTGGACCCAGGAACTGCAGTTGGTTCTTCTCTCATCGATGCTCATGCTGGAGGCCTAG GTGTTATAGGTGCTGATGTGAGAGGGTTTCACTTGCCTTGTGAGGACCAGCCGATCACCGCACGTATGGCGATGATATGTGGGACGTCGACTTGCCACATGGCG ATCAGTGAGCAGCCTCTGTTTGTGCCAGGAGTGTGGGGACCCTGCCTGTCCGCCATGGTGCCTGGCATGTGGCTCAACGAGGGAGGACAGAGCGCCACGGGAAGGCTG ATTGACCATGTGGTGAAGGGCCACGCTGCGTACACCCAGCTCCAGGAAGAGGCACGGCCGAG CAACGTCTACAGCTTCCTGAACAGCCGCTTGAGTTTGATGGCTAACTCCGGTTCTGCCCTCGACCTGCTGGGATCCAGTCTTCACGTGTGGCCAGACTTCCACGGGAACAGGTCGCCCCTGGCTGACCCCACTTTGAAGGGCATG GTGATTGGACTGTCTCTCTCCCAGACCTTGGATGATTTGGCCCTGCTCTATCTGGCCACCATTCAAGCCCTCGCT CTTGGTACACGTCATATTTTGGAGGCTATGAAAGAAGCAGGACATGACATCAGAACCCTCTTCCTGTGCGGGGGGTTGAGCAAAAATGACCTGTTTGTTCAGATTCAAGCCAATGCTACAG GGTTGCCTGTAGTGCTGCCAAATCAGACGGAGGCTGTGTTAGTGGGAGCAGCAGTCCTTGGGGCGTGTGCGTCACGTGATTACAGCACTATACAG GAGGCGATGGAGAAAATGGCTAAAGTGGGGAAAGTTGTTCAGCCTGATTATGAACTCCAAAG cttctatgagAGAAAGTACGAGGTGTTCCGGCGACTGTTTTCCCACCAGAGGGAGTACCAGGCCCTCATGAACCAGAGATGA
- the fggy gene encoding FGGY carbohydrate kinase domain-containing protein isoform X1, with protein sequence MAELYYVGVDVGTASVRAALVTREGLLKSSAEEPISIWEPQSDHYVQSSTEIWEKCCTVVKKVTHGVERNCVRGVGFDATCSLVVLDQNFQPVPVTQDGDTQRNVVMWMDHRAAEQAARITNTGHRVLSRVGGVMSPEMQPPKLLWLKENLKESCWNKATHFFDLPDFLSWKATGSFTRSLCTLVCKWTYCPPEGWDASFWTSIGLEDLLENNFSKIGSETCPPGSPLGDGLTREAAADLGLDPGTAVGSSLIDAHAGGLGVIGADVRGFHLPCEDQPITARMAMICGTSTCHMAISEQPLFVPGVWGPCLSAMVPGMWLNEGGQSATGRLIDHVVKGHAAYTQLQEEARPSSNVYSFLNSRLSLMANSGSALDLLGSSLHVWPDFHGNRSPLADPTLKGMVIGLSLSQTLDDLALLYLATIQALALGTRHILEAMKEAGHDIRTLFLCGGLSKNDLFVQIQANATGLPVVLPNQTEAVLVGAAVLGACASRDYSTIQEAMEKMAKVGKVVQPDYELQSFYERKYEVFRRLFSHQREYQALMNQR encoded by the exons ATGGCAGAGCTCTATTATGTTGGGGTGGACGTGGGTACTGCCAGCGTGAGGGCTGCACTGGTGACCAGAGAGGGCCTGCTGAAGAGCTCTGCAGAGGAGCCCATCAGCATCTGGGAGCCCCAGTCTGACCACTACGTCCAGTCATCCACTGAGATCTGGGAGAAATGTTGCACCGTTGTCAAG AAAGTTACCCACGGTGTGGAGAGGAACTGCGTTCGGGGGGTTGGCTTTGACGCCACCTGCTCTCTGGTGGTTTTGGACCAAAACTTTCAGCCTGTGCCAGTCACTCAGGATG GTGACACACAAAGGAACGTGGTGATGTGGATGGACCATCGAGCTGCAGAGCAGGCTGCTCGTATAACAAACACAGGCCACAGGGTCCTGAGCAGGGTGGGAGGGGTCATGTCACCAGAGATGCAACCTCCTAAGTTGCTCTGGCTCAAAGAG AATCTAAAAGAAAGCTGTTGGAACAAAGCCACTCACTTTTTCGATCTACCAGACTTCTTGTCTTGGAAGGCAACTGGCTCTTTTACAAG GTCTTTATGTACTCTTGTTTGTAAATGGACATACTGCCCCCCAGAAGGATGGGACGCCAGCTTTTGGACAAGTATTGGACTGGAGGACCTCCTGGAAAATAACTTTTCCAAAATAG GCAGCGAGACGTGTCCTCCAGGAAGTCCTTTGGGAGATGGTCTCACCCGAGAGGCTGCGGCAGATTTGGGTTTGGACCCAGGAACTGCAGTTGGTTCTTCTCTCATCGATGCTCATGCTGGAGGCCTAG GTGTTATAGGTGCTGATGTGAGAGGGTTTCACTTGCCTTGTGAGGACCAGCCGATCACCGCACGTATGGCGATGATATGTGGGACGTCGACTTGCCACATGGCG ATCAGTGAGCAGCCTCTGTTTGTGCCAGGAGTGTGGGGACCCTGCCTGTCCGCCATGGTGCCTGGCATGTGGCTCAACGAGGGAGGACAGAGCGCCACGGGAAGGCTG ATTGACCATGTGGTGAAGGGCCACGCTGCGTACACCCAGCTCCAGGAAGAGGCACGGCCGAG CAGCAACGTCTACAGCTTCCTGAACAGCCGCTTGAGTTTGATGGCTAACTCCGGTTCTGCCCTCGACCTGCTGGGATCCAGTCTTCACGTGTGGCCAGACTTCCACGGGAACAGGTCGCCCCTGGCTGACCCCACTTTGAAGGGCATG GTGATTGGACTGTCTCTCTCCCAGACCTTGGATGATTTGGCCCTGCTCTATCTGGCCACCATTCAAGCCCTCGCT CTTGGTACACGTCATATTTTGGAGGCTATGAAAGAAGCAGGACATGACATCAGAACCCTCTTCCTGTGCGGGGGGTTGAGCAAAAATGACCTGTTTGTTCAGATTCAAGCCAATGCTACAG GGTTGCCTGTAGTGCTGCCAAATCAGACGGAGGCTGTGTTAGTGGGAGCAGCAGTCCTTGGGGCGTGTGCGTCACGTGATTACAGCACTATACAG GAGGCGATGGAGAAAATGGCTAAAGTGGGGAAAGTTGTTCAGCCTGATTATGAACTCCAAAG cttctatgagAGAAAGTACGAGGTGTTCCGGCGACTGTTTTCCCACCAGAGGGAGTACCAGGCCCTCATGAACCAGAGATGA
- the LOC125011124 gene encoding peroxiredoxin-6-like, whose translation MPGLLLGDVFPDFEAETTAGKIKFHEFLGDSWGILFTHPRDYTPVCTTELGRAARLSSEFLKREVKLIGLSIDTLEDHHGWSKDILAYNCDESGCSSLPYPLIADGKRELAVALGMLDPEEKDKDGMPVTARCVFIIGPDKKLKLSLLYPATTGRNFDEILRVVDSLQLTAGKRVATPADWKPGDCVMIPPSIPEEEAAALFPAGVYSKDLPSGKKYLRYTPWP comes from the exons ATGCCGGGACTTCTGCTCGGAGATGTATTTCCTGATTTTGAGGCGGAGACAACCGCTGGAAAAATTAAATTCCACGAGTTTCTCGGTGACTC gtgGGGGATCCTGTTCACTCACCCCAGAGACTACACTCCGGTGTGCACCACGGAGCTGGGCCGAGCTGCCAGACTGAGCAGCGAGTTCCTCAAACGCGAAGTCAAACTTATCGGCCTTTCCATTGACACTTTGGAGGACCATCATGGGTGGAGCAAG GACATCCTGGCGTACAACTGCGACGAGTCTGGCTGCTCTTCACTGCCCTATCCCCTCATAGCTGATGGCAAACGTGAGCTGGCAGTCGCTCTGGGCATGCTGGACCCAGAGGAGAAGGATAAAGATGGCATGCCAGTCACCGCCCGCTGC GTGTTCATCATTGGTCCTGACAAAAAGCTCAAACTGTCCCTGTTGTACCCGGCCACCACAGGACGTAATTTTGACGAGATCCTGCGAGTGGTGGACTCGCTCCAGCTCACAGCAGGGAAACGAGTGGCCACACCAGCCGACTGGAAG CCTGGAGACTGCGTGATGATCCCTCCTAGTATACCTGAAGAGGAGGCTGCCGCTCTGTTCCCAGCTGGCGTCTACTCCAAAGACTTGCCCTCTGGGAAGAAGTACCTGCGCTACACGCCATGGCCATAA
- the LOC125011123 gene encoding polyisoprenoid diphosphate/phosphate phosphohydrolase PLPP6-like: MSTPASRRNSCRGTVCGSRASSEGYVRRRASNSSSIAPGAQTEDSSVSLSQPIFTITLRFLLAIDLWLSKRLGVCACEKSAWGGIRPLVRLVELSGHVVPWLIGTVYTFLRGESVEEQEVMLNLGLALILDVLLVRTVKTVVRRRRPSQNRSDILSAFFMERYSFPSGHASRAAMCARFFLAQLVDTASLRVLVVGWAFLVSLSRLLLARHYVTDVGVGLAMGYCQYSLVEKLWVTWDCLQDLLLMPLSERLNRAYVGLWLVNWKH; the protein is encoded by the exons ATGTCCACACCGGCGTCCAGGCGGAATAGTTGCCGTGGGACTGTGTGTGGAAGCCGGGCATCATCCGAGGGATATGTCCGCCGCCGAGCCTCCAACTCCTCTTCCATTGCGCCAGGAGCGCAAACGGAAGACTCATCCGTCAGCCTGAGCCAGCCGATATTTACCATAACGCTCCGGTTTCTGCTGGCAATAGACCTGTGGCTGTCCAAGCGACTCGGGGTGTGCGCCTGTGAGAAGTCTGCGTGGGGCGGCATACGGCCCCTGGTGCGGCTGGTGGAGTTGTCCGGTCATGTTGTCCCCTGGCTCATCGGCACTGTGTACACTTTCCTCCGTGGAGAGAgcgtggaggagcaggaggtcaTGCTGAACTTGGGCCTGG CTCTGATTCTGGACGTGCTGCTTGTGAGAACCGTGAAGACAGTGGTCAGGCGCCGAAGGCCCTCACAGAACCGCTCCGACATCCTCTCCGCCTTCTTCATGGAGCGCTACTCCTTCCCCTCGGGCCACGCCTCGAGGGCGGCCATGTGCGCCCGGTTCTTCCTTGCCCAGCTGGTGGACACGGCCTCCCTGCGGGTCCTGGTTGTGGGCTGGGCCTTCCTGGTCAGCTTGTCTCGGCTGCTGCTTGCCAGACACTATGTGACAGATGTGGGCGTTGGTCTGGCTATGGGCTACTGCCAGTACAGCCTGGTGGAAAAGCTGTGGGTGACTTGGGACTGCCTGCAGGACCTGCTGCTCATGCCACTGAGCGAGAGACTCAACAGGGCTTATGTTGGACTCTGGCTCGTAAACTGGAAACATTAA